A single region of the Brachypodium distachyon strain Bd21 chromosome 3, Brachypodium_distachyon_v3.0, whole genome shotgun sequence genome encodes:
- the LOC100833279 gene encoding uncharacterized protein LOC100833279 isoform X1 produces MATVAAHLGSPPPPPLRLPGRRATFSTGARRSATGRCRITRSRRFSRLDSWTTKASMSGAEPSAGGDDASEVVDVLEVEPSNPGASFLAKVAVALGVAATVTAISIFMKQPSSVPSFSMPQIVDAYAQSDAATATIGYTFSLFGKKVIIPEYTPGWVYFWLLMAAGFGLFISEEALNVWVGISLSRTLCLDGTWQSLVNSFSMNASYIISTVLWVYWGVCISDMVPFYLGKLFRQTRASEDIYSKLGIGKEKALSVSHAVQKYGNLIGFVERFSIGVRNPTSFLAGAVGVSADCYFAGVCCGCLFTLPIQLALGFLLRERPVVALASVAAAVHAPFATRASGPCSLTQRRRARRCSSTSGNANPAGECSDPFCIQNGSFSHPTPHAWCLPTHPTDS; encoded by the exons ATGGCGACGGTCGCCGCGCATCTCGGCtcccctccaccgcctcctcttcgactccccggccgccgcgccaccTTCTCCACCGGAGCTCGCCGTTCCGCCACCGGCCGCTGTCGCATTACGAG GTCGCGCAGGTTCTCCCGTTTGGATTCATGGACCACAAAGGCGTCAATGTCTGGCGCGGAGCCTTCTGCTGGTGGCGATGATGCGAGTGAGGTTGTCGATGTGCTGGAAGTGGAACCTAGCAATCCTGGTGCTTCTTTCCTTGCGAAAGTGGCAGTTGCTCTGGGTGTTGCAGCGACGGTTACCGCGATATCAATCTTCATGAAGCAGCCTTCATCTGTTCCATCTTTCAGCATGCCACAAATTGTTGATGCTTACGCACAGTCAGATGCAGCCACAGCGACAATTGGGTATACATTTTCTCTATTTGGGAAGAAGGTCATAATTCCGGAATATACACCAGG gTGGGTCTACTTCTGGTTGCTCATGGCTGCTGGATTTGGACTGTTTATTAGTGAAGAAGCTTTAAACGTTTGG GTTGGGATTTCCTTGTCACGCACCCTTTGTTTGGACGGAACTTGGCAATCTCTTGTTAACTCATTCTCGATGAATGCATCCTATATAATTTCTACAGTATTGTGGGTTTACTG GGGTGTTTGTATCAGTGATATGGTTCCATTCTATCTAGGGAAGCTTTTTAGGCAAACAAGAGCATCTGAAGACATATATAGCAAG CTTGGAATTGGCAAGGAGAAAGCCCTAAGCGTATCCCATGCGGTACAAAAGTACGGGAACCTAATTGGCTTTG TTGAGCGATTTTCGATCGGCGTACGCAATCCGACATCATTTTTAGCAGGCGCAGTG GGTGTATCAGCAGACTGCTATTTCGCTGGAGTTTGCTGTGGCTGTCTATTTACTCTACCTATCCAG CTAGCACTCGGATTTCTCCTCAGAGAACGCCCGGTGGTCGCGCTCGCAAGCGTTGCAGCTGCCGTG CATGCTCCCTTTGCAACCAGGGCATCTGGACCGTGTTCCCTTacgcagcggcggcgtgcaCGGCGTTGTTCCTCTACCTCCGGCAACGCAAATCCGGCGGGCGAATGCAGTGATCCATTCTGCATCCAGAACGGTTCCTTTTCACACCCCACACCCCATGCATGGTGCCTGCCAACTCACCCGACAGACTCCTAG
- the LOC100833279 gene encoding uncharacterized protein LOC100833279 isoform X2 → MATVAAHLGSPPPPPLRLPGRRATFSTGARRSATGRCRITRFSRLDSWTTKASMSGAEPSAGGDDASEVVDVLEVEPSNPGASFLAKVAVALGVAATVTAISIFMKQPSSVPSFSMPQIVDAYAQSDAATATIGYTFSLFGKKVIIPEYTPGWVYFWLLMAAGFGLFISEEALNVWVGISLSRTLCLDGTWQSLVNSFSMNASYIISTVLWVYWGVCISDMVPFYLGKLFRQTRASEDIYSKLGIGKEKALSVSHAVQKYGNLIGFVERFSIGVRNPTSFLAGAVGVSADCYFAGVCCGCLFTLPIQLALGFLLRERPVVALASVAAAVHAPFATRASGPCSLTQRRRARRCSSTSGNANPAGECSDPFCIQNGSFSHPTPHAWCLPTHPTDS, encoded by the exons ATGGCGACGGTCGCCGCGCATCTCGGCtcccctccaccgcctcctcttcgactccccggccgccgcgccaccTTCTCCACCGGAGCTCGCCGTTCCGCCACCGGCCGCTGTCGCATTACGAG GTTCTCCCGTTTGGATTCATGGACCACAAAGGCGTCAATGTCTGGCGCGGAGCCTTCTGCTGGTGGCGATGATGCGAGTGAGGTTGTCGATGTGCTGGAAGTGGAACCTAGCAATCCTGGTGCTTCTTTCCTTGCGAAAGTGGCAGTTGCTCTGGGTGTTGCAGCGACGGTTACCGCGATATCAATCTTCATGAAGCAGCCTTCATCTGTTCCATCTTTCAGCATGCCACAAATTGTTGATGCTTACGCACAGTCAGATGCAGCCACAGCGACAATTGGGTATACATTTTCTCTATTTGGGAAGAAGGTCATAATTCCGGAATATACACCAGG gTGGGTCTACTTCTGGTTGCTCATGGCTGCTGGATTTGGACTGTTTATTAGTGAAGAAGCTTTAAACGTTTGG GTTGGGATTTCCTTGTCACGCACCCTTTGTTTGGACGGAACTTGGCAATCTCTTGTTAACTCATTCTCGATGAATGCATCCTATATAATTTCTACAGTATTGTGGGTTTACTG GGGTGTTTGTATCAGTGATATGGTTCCATTCTATCTAGGGAAGCTTTTTAGGCAAACAAGAGCATCTGAAGACATATATAGCAAG CTTGGAATTGGCAAGGAGAAAGCCCTAAGCGTATCCCATGCGGTACAAAAGTACGGGAACCTAATTGGCTTTG TTGAGCGATTTTCGATCGGCGTACGCAATCCGACATCATTTTTAGCAGGCGCAGTG GGTGTATCAGCAGACTGCTATTTCGCTGGAGTTTGCTGTGGCTGTCTATTTACTCTACCTATCCAG CTAGCACTCGGATTTCTCCTCAGAGAACGCCCGGTGGTCGCGCTCGCAAGCGTTGCAGCTGCCGTG CATGCTCCCTTTGCAACCAGGGCATCTGGACCGTGTTCCCTTacgcagcggcggcgtgcaCGGCGTTGTTCCTCTACCTCCGGCAACGCAAATCCGGCGGGCGAATGCAGTGATCCATTCTGCATCCAGAACGGTTCCTTTTCACACCCCACACCCCATGCATGGTGCCTGCCAACTCACCCGACAGACTCCTAG
- the LOC100829303 gene encoding uncharacterized protein LOC100829303, which yields MAAAVLITLLLLLLLPARHALATAAGDAHPGYAGAEADTCGPELGDGGSVGRRSHGPALEEYGGGRIVDITHAYRPDMPAFAPGATVGPVVRLKESMENGSEYNLSELRIECHMGTHVDAPGHMNQAHFAAGLDIDTLDLDVLNGPALLVDVPRHTNITAEAMESLNIPKGVRRVLFRTLNTDRGLMWKASGDLSYVGFTKDGAQWLVDNTDIKLVGVDYLSVAAFDHLISAHVVFFKNADIILVEALKLDNVKTGLYMLHCLPLRLVGSEGSPIRCILIK from the exons ATGGCGGCGGCTGTTCTCATcacccttctcctcctcctccttctcccggcgcgcCACGCTCTcgccacggcggccggcgacgcgcACCCGGGCTACGCGGGCGCGGAGGCCGACACCTGCGGGCCGGAGCTCGGAGACGGCGGCTCCGTGGGCCGGCGGAGTCACGGCCCGGCGCTGGAGGAGTACGGCGGGGGGCGCATCGTGGACATCACCCACGCGTACCGGCCCGACATGCCGGCGTTCGCGCCGGGCGCGACCGTGGGCCCCGTGGTGCGGCTCAAGGAGTCCATGGAGAACGGGTCCGAGTACAACCTGTCGGAGCTCCGGATCGAGTGCCACATGGGCACCCACGTCGACGCGCCGGGCCACATGAACCAGGCCCActtcgccgccggcctcgacATCGACACGCTCGACCTCGACGTCCTCAACG GTCCTGCGTTACTGGTCGATGTTCCGAGACACACAAATATAACAG CTGAAGCAATGGAATCCCTTAACATACCGAAAGGTGTCCGTCGTGTTCTCTTCAGGACATTGAACACAGACAG GGGGCTCATGTGGAAGGCATCAGGCGATCTCAGTTATGTTGGTTTTACAAAGGATGGTGCACAATGGTTAGTTGACAACACCGACATCAAGCTTGTTG GGGTTGACTATCTATCGGTTGCAGCATTTGATCACTTAATCTCTGCCCATGTGGTCTTTTTCAAAAATGCG GATATCATCCTAGTCGAAGCTCTGAAACTAGACAATGTCAAGACTGGTTTATACATGCTGCACTGCTTACCTCTAAGACTGGTTGGATCTGAGGGTTCACCAATCAGGTGCATCCTTATCAAGTGA
- the LOC100833279 gene encoding uncharacterized protein LOC100833279 isoform X3, with amino-acid sequence MATVAAHLGSPPPPPLRLPGRRATFSTGARRSATGRCRITRSRRFSRLDSWTTKASMSGAEPSAGGDDASEVVDVLEVEPSNPGASFLAKVAVALGVAATVTAISIFMKQPSSVPSFSMPQIVDAYAQSDAATATIGYTFSLFGKKVIIPEYTPGWVYFWLLMAAGFGLFISEEALNVWVGISLSRTLCLDGTWQSLVNSFSMNASYIISTVLWVYWGVCISDMVPFYLGKLFRQTRASEDIYSKLGIGKEKALSVSHAVQKYGNLIGFVERFSIGVRNPTSFLAGAVGVSADCYFAGVCCGCLFTLPIQLALGFLLRERPVVALASVAAAVGIWTVFPYAAAACTALFLYLRQRKSGGRMQ; translated from the exons ATGGCGACGGTCGCCGCGCATCTCGGCtcccctccaccgcctcctcttcgactccccggccgccgcgccaccTTCTCCACCGGAGCTCGCCGTTCCGCCACCGGCCGCTGTCGCATTACGAG GTCGCGCAGGTTCTCCCGTTTGGATTCATGGACCACAAAGGCGTCAATGTCTGGCGCGGAGCCTTCTGCTGGTGGCGATGATGCGAGTGAGGTTGTCGATGTGCTGGAAGTGGAACCTAGCAATCCTGGTGCTTCTTTCCTTGCGAAAGTGGCAGTTGCTCTGGGTGTTGCAGCGACGGTTACCGCGATATCAATCTTCATGAAGCAGCCTTCATCTGTTCCATCTTTCAGCATGCCACAAATTGTTGATGCTTACGCACAGTCAGATGCAGCCACAGCGACAATTGGGTATACATTTTCTCTATTTGGGAAGAAGGTCATAATTCCGGAATATACACCAGG gTGGGTCTACTTCTGGTTGCTCATGGCTGCTGGATTTGGACTGTTTATTAGTGAAGAAGCTTTAAACGTTTGG GTTGGGATTTCCTTGTCACGCACCCTTTGTTTGGACGGAACTTGGCAATCTCTTGTTAACTCATTCTCGATGAATGCATCCTATATAATTTCTACAGTATTGTGGGTTTACTG GGGTGTTTGTATCAGTGATATGGTTCCATTCTATCTAGGGAAGCTTTTTAGGCAAACAAGAGCATCTGAAGACATATATAGCAAG CTTGGAATTGGCAAGGAGAAAGCCCTAAGCGTATCCCATGCGGTACAAAAGTACGGGAACCTAATTGGCTTTG TTGAGCGATTTTCGATCGGCGTACGCAATCCGACATCATTTTTAGCAGGCGCAGTG GGTGTATCAGCAGACTGCTATTTCGCTGGAGTTTGCTGTGGCTGTCTATTTACTCTACCTATCCAG CTAGCACTCGGATTTCTCCTCAGAGAACGCCCGGTGGTCGCGCTCGCAAGCGTTGCAGCTGCCGTG GGCATCTGGACCGTGTTCCCTTacgcagcggcggcgtgcaCGGCGTTGTTCCTCTACCTCCGGCAACGCAAATCCGGCGGGCGAATGCAGTGA
- the LOC100831439 gene encoding probable glycosyltransferase At5g03795, which translates to MAGRLGGAGSSSPLPRALLLLAAAALFSLSFLTLRSLRPAAVPSISLDESRLLAPPFSPAPPRPSVYHSPEAFSAGYAEMERSFKVYIYPDGDPKTFYQTPRKLTGKYASEGYFFQNIRESRFRTEDPDSADLFFVPISPHKMRGKGTSYENMTIIVKDYVEGLINKYPYWNRTLGADHFFVTCHDVGVRAFEGLPFMVKNSIRVVCSPSYNVDFIPHKDVALPQVLQPFALPKGGNDVENRTNLGFWAGHRNSKIRVILARVWENDTELAISNNRISRAIGELVYQKQFYRTKFCICPGGSQVNSARISDSIHYGCVPVILSDYYDLPFNDVLDWKKFAIVLKERDVYELKSILKSISQEEFVALHNSLVQIQKHFVWHSPPIPYDAFHMVMYELWLRHHVIKY; encoded by the exons ATGGCCGGCcgcctcggcggcgccggctcaTCTTCGCCCCTGCCGcgggcgctcctcctcctcgccgcggccgccctcTTCTCGCTCTCCTTCCTCACCCTTCGATCGCTCCGCCCCGCGGCAGTCCCCTCTATCTCCCTCGACGAATcacgcctcctcgcgccccccttctcgccggcgccgccgcggccttcGGTGTACCACTCCCCCGAGGCGTTCTCTGCGGGGTACGCGGAGATGGAGCGGAGCTTCAAGGTCTACATCTACCCGGACGGCGACCCCAAGACCTTCTATCAGACGCCGCGGAAGCTCACGGGCAAGTACGCCAGCGAGGGATACTTCTTCCAGAACATCCGCGAGAGCCGCTTCCGCACCGAAGACCCTGACAGCGCCGACCTCTTCTTCGTCCCCATCTCGCCCCACAAGATGCGCGGCAAG GGTACTTCATATGAGAATATGACAATAATAGTTAAGGATTATGTCGAGGGTTTGATAAACAAGTATCCTTATTGGAACCGGACACTAGGAGCAGATCACTTCTTTGTGACATGCCATGATGTAGGTGTGAGGGCGTTTGAAGGACTTCCATTCATGGTGAAGAACTCTATTAGAGTTGTCTGTTCACCGAGCTATAATGTTGACTTTATACCGCATAAGGATGTTGCTCTTCCTCAAGTATTGCagccatttgctctacctaaAGGAGGAAATGATGTTGAAAACAG GACAAATCTTGGATTTTGGGCTGGCCACCGCAACTCAAAAATAAGAGTTATTTTAGCACGAGTCTGGGAGAATGATACAGAGCTTGCTATCAGTAATAATCGGATTAGTAGAGCTATCGGAGAGCTAGTTTATCAGAAGCAGTTCTATCGTACTAAGTTCTGTATCTGTCCTGGTGGCTCTCAAGTTAACAGTGCTCGTATATCTGATTCAATACACTATGGTTGTGTCCCTG TTATTTTGTCGGACTACTATGACTTGCCTTTCAATGATGTCCTTGACTGGAAAAAGTTTGCGATTGTACTTAAGGAGCGTGATGTATATGAACTAAAGAGTATCCTGAAATCTATATCACAGGAAGAGTTTGTTGCATTGCACAACTCTCTAGTTCAG ATACAGAAACACTTTGTGTGGCATTCACCTCCTATTCCCTATGATGCATTCCACATGGTTATGTATGAACTTTGGTTGCGGCATCATGTTATCAAATACTAA
- the LOC100839213 gene encoding EID1-like F-box protein 2: MVLVVKQHRCTHSASCACIKGHLSEDALFLVFRHMNWNPRQIAILSCVCKWFDEVAKQVLWKEFCHARAPKMMLDLHSDGSHIVDGNWKALGKLLIYCNGCTKGGLFSNVHVPGHFVFRTRFSRTAGKSFLPVQCRMDVLYVSDPCEHLDQGEEGDLGFFRGIFKSFATSRVKKILIEKRARFHPREVCPYCKAKLWNMLQADMMPASASARLGAYDDSVEYFVCLNGHVIGLGTLLPLSDSDGAAEE, translated from the coding sequence ATGGTGTTGGTAGTGAAGCAGCACCGCTGCACGCACTCGGCGAGCTGCGCTTGCATCAAGGGCCACCTCAGCGAGGATGCGCTGTTCCTAGTCTTCCGCCACATGAACTGGAACCCCAGGCAAATCGCCATCCTCTCCTGCGTATGCAAGTGGTTCGATGAGGTTGCGAAACAGGTGCTTTGGAAGGAGTTCTGCCATGCCAGGGCGCCGAAGATGATGCTGGATTTGCATTCAGATGGCAGCCACATTGTCGATGGGAACTGGAAGGCGCTTGGGAAGCTGCTCATCTATTGTAATGGCTGCACAAAAGGGGGGCTGTTCAGCAACGTTCATGTCCCAGGACACTTTGTGTTTAGGACACGCTTTTCAAGGACTGCGGGCAAGAGCTTTCTGCCTGTGCAGTGTAGGATGGATGTCTTGTATGTTTCGGATCCGTGTGAGCATCTTGACcagggggaagaaggcgacttgggtttcttccgtgGCATCTTCAAGTCGTTTGCCACTTCAAGGGTCAAGAAGATCTTGATTGAGAAGCGGGCTAGGTTCCATCCAAGGGAGGTGTGCCCCTATTGTAAGGCTAAGCTATGGAACATGCTGCAGGCTGATATGATGCCGGCAAGTGCTTCCGCCAGGCTGGGTGCTTACGATGATTCTGTGGAGTATTTCGTATGCCTGAATGGACATGTTATTGGATTGGGTACGCTTCTACCTCTCTCGGATTCTGATGGGGCAGCAGAGGAATGA
- the LOC100833279 gene encoding uncharacterized protein LOC100833279 isoform X4, giving the protein MATVAAHLGSPPPPPLRLPGRRATFSTGARRSATGRCRITRFSRLDSWTTKASMSGAEPSAGGDDASEVVDVLEVEPSNPGASFLAKVAVALGVAATVTAISIFMKQPSSVPSFSMPQIVDAYAQSDAATATIGYTFSLFGKKVIIPEYTPGWVYFWLLMAAGFGLFISEEALNVWVGISLSRTLCLDGTWQSLVNSFSMNASYIISTVLWVYWGVCISDMVPFYLGKLFRQTRASEDIYSKLGIGKEKALSVSHAVQKYGNLIGFVERFSIGVRNPTSFLAGAVGVSADCYFAGVCCGCLFTLPIQLALGFLLRERPVVALASVAAAVGIWTVFPYAAAACTALFLYLRQRKSGGRMQ; this is encoded by the exons ATGGCGACGGTCGCCGCGCATCTCGGCtcccctccaccgcctcctcttcgactccccggccgccgcgccaccTTCTCCACCGGAGCTCGCCGTTCCGCCACCGGCCGCTGTCGCATTACGAG GTTCTCCCGTTTGGATTCATGGACCACAAAGGCGTCAATGTCTGGCGCGGAGCCTTCTGCTGGTGGCGATGATGCGAGTGAGGTTGTCGATGTGCTGGAAGTGGAACCTAGCAATCCTGGTGCTTCTTTCCTTGCGAAAGTGGCAGTTGCTCTGGGTGTTGCAGCGACGGTTACCGCGATATCAATCTTCATGAAGCAGCCTTCATCTGTTCCATCTTTCAGCATGCCACAAATTGTTGATGCTTACGCACAGTCAGATGCAGCCACAGCGACAATTGGGTATACATTTTCTCTATTTGGGAAGAAGGTCATAATTCCGGAATATACACCAGG gTGGGTCTACTTCTGGTTGCTCATGGCTGCTGGATTTGGACTGTTTATTAGTGAAGAAGCTTTAAACGTTTGG GTTGGGATTTCCTTGTCACGCACCCTTTGTTTGGACGGAACTTGGCAATCTCTTGTTAACTCATTCTCGATGAATGCATCCTATATAATTTCTACAGTATTGTGGGTTTACTG GGGTGTTTGTATCAGTGATATGGTTCCATTCTATCTAGGGAAGCTTTTTAGGCAAACAAGAGCATCTGAAGACATATATAGCAAG CTTGGAATTGGCAAGGAGAAAGCCCTAAGCGTATCCCATGCGGTACAAAAGTACGGGAACCTAATTGGCTTTG TTGAGCGATTTTCGATCGGCGTACGCAATCCGACATCATTTTTAGCAGGCGCAGTG GGTGTATCAGCAGACTGCTATTTCGCTGGAGTTTGCTGTGGCTGTCTATTTACTCTACCTATCCAG CTAGCACTCGGATTTCTCCTCAGAGAACGCCCGGTGGTCGCGCTCGCAAGCGTTGCAGCTGCCGTG GGCATCTGGACCGTGTTCCCTTacgcagcggcggcgtgcaCGGCGTTGTTCCTCTACCTCCGGCAACGCAAATCCGGCGGGCGAATGCAGTGA
- the LOC100824701 gene encoding dephospho-CoA kinase isoform X1: MRLVGLTGGIASGKSTISNLFKSNGIPVIDADIVARNVVQKGTRGWKKIINAFGNDILLENGEIDRARLGQMVFSDPVKRQILNRLLAPHISSGILWEIIKLWMKGCKVIILDIPLLFETKMDRWTNPVIVVWVDPQTQIERLMSRDGCSQEQAQNRINAQLALDWKKSEADIVINNSGLLDDTKEQFREVLKQVSEPLTWKERMISRDGLLSIVLCTAVGILLAQKNLL; encoded by the exons ATGAGGCTGGTTGGCTTGACTGGTGGGATTGCGTCGGGGAAGAGTACCATATCCAACCTCTTCAAATCCAATGGCATCCCTGTCATTGATGCCGATATAGTTGCTCGG AATGTAGTGCAGAAAGGCACCAGAGGTTGGAAGAAGATTATAAATGCTTTTGGGAATGATATCTTGTTGGAAAATGGAGAAATTGACAGAGCTCGCCTAGGCCAGATGGTTTTCTCTGACCCAGTGAAACGCCAAATTCTAAACCG TCTTCTGGCCCCACATATTTCATCGGGTATACTTTGGGAGATAATAAAACTGTGGATGAAGGGATGCAAGGTTATAATCCTTGACATTCCGCTGCTGTTCGAGACAAAAATGGACCGATGGACAAACCCAGTCATTGTTGTATGGGTGGATCCCCAAACACAGATTGAGAGGCTCATGTCGAGAGATGGATGCAGCCAGGAACAAGCGCAGAACAGGATCAATGCACAGCTTGCGCTGGACTGGAAGAAGTCGGAAGCTGACATAGTTATCAACAACTCTGGCCTTCTAGACGACACAAAAGAACAGTTCCGAGAAGTATTGAAGCAAGTGTCTGAGCCCTTGACATGGAAGGAGCGCATGATATCCCGGGATGGCCTTCTCTCCATTGTTCTGTGCACAGCAGTGGGAATTTTACTAGCTCAGAAGAATCTGCTATGA
- the LOC100824701 gene encoding dephospho-CoA kinase isoform X2: MVFSDPVKRQILNRLLAPHISSGILWEIIKLWMKGCKVIILDIPLLFETKMDRWTNPVIVVWVDPQTQIERLMSRDGCSQEQAQNRINAQLALDWKKSEADIVINNSGLLDDTKEQFREVLKQVSEPLTWKERMISRDGLLSIVLCTAVGILLAQKNLL, translated from the exons ATGGTTTTCTCTGACCCAGTGAAACGCCAAATTCTAAACCG TCTTCTGGCCCCACATATTTCATCGGGTATACTTTGGGAGATAATAAAACTGTGGATGAAGGGATGCAAGGTTATAATCCTTGACATTCCGCTGCTGTTCGAGACAAAAATGGACCGATGGACAAACCCAGTCATTGTTGTATGGGTGGATCCCCAAACACAGATTGAGAGGCTCATGTCGAGAGATGGATGCAGCCAGGAACAAGCGCAGAACAGGATCAATGCACAGCTTGCGCTGGACTGGAAGAAGTCGGAAGCTGACATAGTTATCAACAACTCTGGCCTTCTAGACGACACAAAAGAACAGTTCCGAGAAGTATTGAAGCAAGTGTCTGAGCCCTTGACATGGAAGGAGCGCATGATATCCCGGGATGGCCTTCTCTCCATTGTTCTGTGCACAGCAGTGGGAATTTTACTAGCTCAGAAGAATCTGCTATGA